The following are from one region of the Melaminivora suipulveris genome:
- a CDS encoding TrbC/VirB2 family protein, translated as MTHVAAFRFSVDPALRLARLHSLSRSAGQGLLLAALLLFLAGTAQAAGSSMPWEGPLQSILESIQGPVARIVAVIIIIATGLALAFGDTSGGFRKLIQIVFGLSIAFAASSFFLSFFSFSGGAIV; from the coding sequence ATGACGCACGTTGCTGCTTTCCGTTTTTCTGTAGATCCGGCTTTGCGCCTTGCGCGGCTGCACAGCCTGTCCCGCTCTGCGGGGCAAGGGCTGCTGCTGGCGGCGCTACTGCTGTTCCTTGCCGGCACAGCGCAGGCCGCCGGTTCCTCCATGCCCTGGGAAGGGCCGCTGCAATCCATCCTCGAATCCATCCAGGGGCCGGTGGCGCGCATCGTCGCCGTCATCATCATCATCGCCACGGGCCTCGCACTCGCCTTCGGCGATACCTCGGGAGGCTTTCGCAAGCTGATTCAGATCGTTTTCGGCCTGTCCATCGCGTTCGCCGCGTCCTCGTTCTTCCTGTCGTTCTTCAGCTTCTCGGGCGGAGCCATCGTATGA
- a CDS encoding LysR family transcriptional regulator: MELRHLRCFLAVAEELHFARAAEKLHIEQSPLSRTVKELEEELGVQLFIRTSRSTRLTLAGRLFLKHVPRVFTALEQARESVKSAANGFHGQLRLALSDGITPSRLPALLAHCREEDPEIEIRLFEVPLAQQLKGLHDDLYDAGFSMADEVGDGIIVESAWEDELMVAVPARHPALAYKRIPLEEVLRYPLVLGDPAVCEGHARQIDRILRKQEKEPLVVQHVATFDVMMALVSAGLALGLAGAAHIAASREHGVVGRPLAGHSPMLTTYLLRRDTEPSQALARFIERLASQGSDDA; this comes from the coding sequence ATGGAATTGCGTCATCTCCGCTGCTTTTTGGCGGTCGCGGAAGAACTTCATTTTGCACGCGCGGCCGAAAAACTTCATATAGAACAGTCGCCTCTTTCACGTACCGTCAAGGAACTGGAGGAAGAGTTGGGGGTGCAGTTGTTCATCCGCACCAGTCGCAGCACGCGGCTGACACTTGCGGGTAGGCTATTCCTGAAGCATGTACCGCGTGTCTTTACCGCGTTGGAGCAAGCCCGCGAAAGCGTGAAATCGGCCGCCAATGGTTTCCATGGGCAGTTGCGCCTTGCCTTGTCCGATGGCATTACGCCGTCGCGCCTGCCTGCTCTGCTGGCGCACTGCCGCGAGGAAGACCCGGAAATAGAAATACGGCTGTTCGAGGTTCCGTTAGCCCAACAACTCAAGGGCTTGCATGATGACCTGTATGACGCGGGTTTCTCGATGGCCGACGAAGTGGGCGACGGCATCATCGTCGAGTCGGCCTGGGAAGACGAGTTGATGGTGGCCGTGCCCGCACGCCATCCGGCTCTGGCCTATAAGCGAATCCCTCTGGAGGAAGTGCTACGTTACCCCCTTGTGCTGGGCGATCCCGCCGTCTGCGAAGGCCATGCCCGCCAAATCGACCGAATCCTGCGCAAGCAGGAAAAGGAGCCATTGGTGGTTCAGCACGTCGCCACATTTGATGTAATGATGGCGCTTGTGTCGGCCGGTTTGGCGTTAGGGCTTGCGGGCGCAGCGCATATTGCTGCCAGCCGCGAACACGGCGTAGTGGGCCGCCCGCTCGCAGGGCACTCCCCTATGCTGACCACCTATCTGCTGCGCCGGGATACCGAACCGTCGCAGGCACTGGCTCGTTTTATTGAGCGGCTGGCATCCCAGGGATCGGATGACGCCTAG
- a CDS encoding CopG family transcriptional regulator has product MTQHRLNVFIQPEHSKRLDELAAKKGVSKSSIVAAALASWLSPDAADQREAAIAKRLDRLSRQAERMERDQNIQIETLALFIRYFLTVSTPVPEAHQDAARAQGKVRFEQFVEQLGRHLLRGRSLVRDVVEELHPDPVRMEAVAATAATAEAQERAS; this is encoded by the coding sequence ATGACCCAGCACCGCCTCAATGTATTCATCCAGCCCGAGCACAGCAAACGGCTGGATGAGCTGGCCGCCAAGAAAGGCGTATCCAAGTCCTCCATCGTCGCTGCCGCTTTGGCATCCTGGCTGTCGCCGGATGCGGCCGACCAGCGCGAGGCGGCGATTGCCAAGCGGCTCGATCGCCTGTCGCGCCAGGCCGAACGCATGGAGCGTGACCAGAACATCCAGATCGAGACGCTGGCGCTGTTCATCCGCTATTTTCTGACCGTGAGCACTCCCGTGCCCGAGGCCCATCAGGACGCAGCCCGCGCGCAGGGCAAGGTGCGCTTCGAGCAGTTTGTGGAGCAGTTGGGCCGCCACCTGTTGCGCGGGCGCAGCCTGGTGCGCGACGTGGTGGAGGAACTGCATCCCGATCCAGTGCGAATGGAGGCCGTGGCGGCCACGGCCGCTACGGCCGAAGCGCAGGAGCGTGCCTCATGA
- a CDS encoding conjugal transfer protein TraG, with amino-acid sequence MQGTNVLFGQIAVVFGIVIAGVWSATQWTAAALGYQLRLGSPWFDLLGTPIYHPWRLFEWWFFFDAYAPRIFDTGGVIAGGSGLVAVVVAIGMSIWRSRQSRLVTTYGSARWADASDIRKAGLTQPAGVFLGRHGDEYLRHEGPEHVLTFAPTRSGKGVGLVVPTLLSWPASTVVHDIKGENWQITAGWRSRFSHCLLFNPTDAKSAAYNPLLEVRRGAHEVRDVQNIADILVDPEGALEKRNHWEKTSHALLVGAILHVLYAGKDKTLRGVANFLSDPACPFELTLHRMMTTPHLGDGPHPVVASAAREVLNKSDNERSGVLSTAMSFLGLYRDPTVAEVTSRCDWRIADLIAAEHPVSLYLVVPPSDISRTKPLIRLILNQIGRRLTESLDGSDGIARRHKLLLMLDEFPALGRLDFFETALAFMAGYGIRSFLIAQSLNQIDKAYGQNHSILDNCHVRVTFATNDERTAKRISETLGTATELKSQRNYAGHRLAPWLGHLMVSRQETARPLLTPGEVMQLPPDEAVVMVSSLAPIKAKKLRYYADSNFKYRVLPPPVLAAGRYADVPPARADDWSGLAIPAVSAASTFEAVNGLGSADDGGPRRQPELSEVSEYQPEQAFAANDLALLDDDDTPLPLPRQLDPALQRTARLASLNPDDGIDL; translated from the coding sequence ATGCAAGGGACGAACGTGCTGTTCGGTCAGATCGCCGTGGTGTTCGGCATCGTGATCGCCGGAGTGTGGAGCGCCACACAATGGACAGCAGCGGCCCTGGGCTACCAGCTACGCTTGGGCTCGCCTTGGTTTGATCTGCTGGGCACGCCGATCTACCACCCGTGGCGGCTGTTCGAGTGGTGGTTCTTCTTCGATGCCTACGCGCCACGCATCTTCGACACGGGCGGCGTCATCGCCGGCGGCAGCGGCCTGGTGGCCGTGGTGGTTGCCATCGGCATGTCTATCTGGCGTTCGCGCCAATCGCGCCTGGTTACGACCTACGGTTCGGCCCGCTGGGCCGACGCCAGCGACATTCGCAAGGCCGGCCTGACCCAGCCCGCTGGTGTGTTCCTCGGTCGGCATGGCGATGAGTACCTGCGCCACGAAGGGCCGGAACATGTCCTGACCTTCGCGCCCACGCGCTCGGGCAAGGGTGTCGGCCTGGTGGTGCCTACGTTGCTGTCATGGCCCGCATCCACCGTCGTTCATGACATCAAAGGTGAGAACTGGCAGATCACCGCAGGCTGGCGTAGTCGTTTCAGTCACTGCCTGCTGTTCAACCCCACTGATGCCAAGTCGGCGGCCTACAACCCGTTGCTGGAAGTGCGGCGCGGCGCGCATGAGGTGCGCGACGTGCAGAACATCGCGGACATTCTGGTCGATCCCGAAGGTGCGCTGGAGAAGCGCAACCACTGGGAGAAGACTTCGCACGCGCTGCTGGTGGGAGCCATCCTGCATGTGCTCTATGCAGGCAAGGACAAGACGCTGCGGGGCGTTGCCAATTTTCTCAGTGATCCGGCGTGCCCCTTCGAGCTGACGCTGCACCGAATGATGACCACGCCGCACCTGGGTGACGGACCTCATCCGGTGGTGGCATCAGCAGCGCGCGAGGTCCTAAACAAGTCAGACAACGAACGCTCGGGCGTGCTGTCCACGGCCATGTCGTTCCTCGGCCTGTACCGCGATCCCACGGTGGCCGAAGTCACTTCGCGTTGCGACTGGCGCATCGCCGATCTGATTGCTGCCGAGCATCCCGTCTCGCTGTACCTCGTGGTGCCGCCTTCGGACATCAGCCGCACCAAGCCGCTGATCCGGTTGATCCTCAACCAAATTGGGCGGAGGCTTACCGAATCGCTCGATGGCTCCGATGGCATCGCGCGCCGCCACAAGCTGCTGCTGATGCTCGATGAGTTCCCGGCGCTCGGGCGCCTGGACTTCTTCGAGACGGCGTTGGCCTTCATGGCGGGCTATGGCATCCGCAGTTTCCTGATCGCGCAGAGTCTGAACCAGATCGACAAGGCGTATGGACAGAACCATTCTATTCTCGACAACTGCCACGTCCGAGTGACGTTCGCCACCAACGACGAACGCACGGCCAAGCGCATCTCCGAAACCCTGGGCACGGCCACCGAGCTGAAGTCTCAGCGCAACTACGCGGGCCACCGGCTCGCGCCGTGGCTGGGCCATCTGATGGTGTCGCGCCAGGAAACGGCCCGCCCGCTGCTCACGCCCGGAGAGGTGATGCAGCTCCCGCCCGACGAGGCGGTGGTGATGGTCTCCAGCCTCGCACCGATCAAAGCCAAGAAGCTGCGCTACTACGCAGACAGCAATTTCAAGTACCGCGTGCTGCCGCCGCCCGTGCTTGCTGCGGGGCGCTATGCCGACGTGCCACCAGCCCGTGCTGATGACTGGAGCGGGCTGGCGATTCCTGCTGTATCAGCGGCATCGACCTTCGAAGCCGTCAATGGCCTGGGCAGTGCCGACGATGGCGGCCCGCGCCGCCAGCCCGAGCTGTCCGAAGTCTCCGAGTACCAACCCGAACAGGCATTCGCAGCCAACGACCTTGCGCTGCTCGATGACGACGACACGCCGCTTCCCCTCCCGCGCCAGCTTGACCCGGCGCTGCAGCGCACGGCCCGGCTGGCATCCCTCAACCCAGATGACGGAATTGACCTATGA
- a CDS encoding VirB3 family type IV secretion system protein codes for MSAPDTFAVGFEVPLHRSLTEPILLGGAPRTVAIANGTLAAAVGLGLQLWIPGVVLWIAGHSLAVWGARVDPQFMQVFARHIKHRPMLDV; via the coding sequence ATGAGCGCCCCGGACACCTTCGCAGTCGGCTTCGAGGTGCCGCTGCATCGCTCGCTCACCGAGCCGATCCTGCTAGGCGGTGCGCCACGTACCGTGGCCATTGCCAACGGTACGCTGGCCGCCGCCGTGGGGCTGGGCCTGCAACTGTGGATTCCAGGCGTGGTGCTGTGGATCGCCGGCCACTCGCTGGCCGTCTGGGGTGCCCGCGTCGATCCACAGTTCATGCAGGTGTTCGCGCGGCACATCAAGCACCGGCCGATGCTGGACGTGTGA
- the trbB gene encoding P-type conjugative transfer ATPase TrbB: MSAVPQPMPEPRSSAAKSLDRRIQMLRTAMGPLIAAALEDPDVVEIMLNPDRTLWIDRLSSGRAPMGTELSETDGERIIRLVAAHVGAEVHRGQPLLSAELPETGERFEGILPPAAPGPAFALRKRAIGVIPLERYVIDGMMTSDQADFLIRAVHERQNLLIAGATSSGKTTLANALLAEIAATGDRVLVLEDTVELQCAARDHVPLRTRQGVVSMQELVRSSMRLRPDRVVVGEVRGAEALDLIKVWGTGHPGGIATIHAGSALGALLRLEQLILEVAVNPPRALIAEAVNVVIYIAGRGRKRRIESIARIVGFDGVGYQLADAMETPFPELPPVSSAAPAAAPSLSLDPPGELP; encoded by the coding sequence ATGAGCGCGGTTCCCCAACCCATGCCAGAACCACGTTCATCGGCCGCTAAGTCACTGGATCGCCGCATCCAGATGCTGCGTACTGCGATGGGGCCGCTGATCGCCGCCGCGCTTGAAGACCCTGACGTGGTCGAGATCATGCTCAACCCGGATCGCACCTTGTGGATCGACCGGCTTTCATCGGGGCGCGCGCCGATGGGTACGGAGCTGTCCGAAACGGACGGCGAACGCATCATCCGGCTGGTGGCCGCTCACGTCGGCGCGGAAGTCCATCGCGGCCAGCCGCTCCTGTCGGCCGAGCTGCCGGAGACTGGCGAGCGCTTCGAGGGCATCCTGCCGCCCGCCGCGCCGGGGCCGGCCTTCGCGCTGCGCAAGCGCGCCATCGGCGTGATTCCGCTGGAGCGGTACGTCATCGACGGAATGATGACCAGCGACCAGGCGGACTTTCTCATCCGCGCGGTGCACGAGCGGCAGAACCTCCTGATCGCGGGGGCCACGAGCAGCGGCAAGACGACGCTGGCCAATGCGTTGCTGGCGGAGATCGCCGCCACGGGCGACCGCGTGCTGGTGCTCGAAGACACGGTGGAGCTGCAATGCGCGGCCCGTGACCACGTGCCGCTGCGCACGCGCCAAGGCGTGGTGTCCATGCAGGAGCTGGTGCGCTCGTCCATGCGACTGCGGCCTGACCGCGTGGTGGTCGGCGAGGTGCGCGGCGCCGAGGCGCTGGATCTCATCAAGGTGTGGGGCACCGGCCATCCGGGCGGCATCGCCACGATCCATGCCGGCTCTGCCCTGGGCGCGCTGCTGCGCCTGGAGCAACTGATCCTCGAAGTGGCGGTAAATCCGCCCCGTGCGCTGATCGCCGAGGCGGTCAACGTGGTGATCTACATCGCCGGACGCGGGCGCAAGCGCCGCATCGAGAGCATCGCCCGCATCGTCGGCTTCGACGGTGTGGGTTACCAACTGGCGGATGCGATGGAGACGCCGTTTCCCGAACTGCCGCCTGTTTCCTCCGCAGCGCCTGCCGCTGCACCTTCCCTGTCCCTTGACCCACCTGGAGAACTTCCATGA
- the trbE gene encoding conjugal transfer protein TrbE, with translation MLNLAEYRQRPALLADWLPWAGLVAPGVVLNKDGSFQRTARFRGPDLDSATQGELIATSARLNNALRRLGSGWALFIEAERQSAADYPHSDFPEPLSWLVDEERRAAFEESGNHFESGYHLTLVYLPPEESRARAAGLLYENRPAEGVDWRERLQAFIAETDRIFDLLDGVMPEIAWLDDAQMLTYLHSTISTRCYRVAVPEVPFHLDALLADSALIGGLAPMLGDQHLRVATVRGFPTSTWPGILDDLNRLGFAYRWSTRFLCMDKADAEKELTRLRRQWFAKRKNVVALLRETIFQQESLLVDTDASNKAADADAALQELGADQVAFGYVTATVTVLDADPAVADEKLRRVERVIQGRGFVTIPETLNAVDAWLSSIPGHAYANVRQPIVSTLNLAHMMPVSAVWAGPEKNTHLDGPPLIVTRTEGATPFRLVTHIGDVGHTLVAGPTGMGKSVLLATLAMQFRRYPGSRIFAFDMGRSMRATILGLGGEHYDLGMDGEIAFQPLARIDREGYRTWAAEWIEGRLLHEGVAVGPDEKAAIWSALGSLAGAPVEQRTMTGLSVLLQSNALRQALAPYVLGGAHGKLLDADSDRLGFDSVQCFEMEELMHSKAAVMAVLHYLFARFDDRFDGAPTLLILDEAWLFLDDPVFAARIRQWLKTLRKKNVSVIFATQSLADIKDSSIAPAIIESCASRIFLPNPQATEPQIKTIYQSFGLNNRQIEIVATAQPKRDYYYQSRLGNRLFDLDLGPATLAFAGASTPQDQRDMDVVLIAASSASPPFAAAWLRHRGLHWAADLLSSFQSTHLQENPS, from the coding sequence ATGCTGAACCTTGCCGAATACCGTCAACGGCCCGCGCTGCTGGCCGACTGGCTGCCTTGGGCCGGGCTGGTCGCACCGGGCGTGGTGCTGAACAAGGACGGCTCCTTCCAGCGCACGGCGCGGTTCCGTGGGCCGGATCTCGACAGCGCCACGCAGGGTGAGCTGATCGCCACCTCGGCGCGTTTGAACAACGCGCTGCGCCGGCTGGGTTCTGGCTGGGCCTTATTCATCGAGGCCGAGCGCCAGTCGGCGGCGGATTACCCACACTCGGATTTCCCGGAGCCGCTGTCGTGGCTGGTGGACGAGGAACGCCGCGCTGCCTTCGAGGAATCGGGCAACCACTTCGAGAGCGGCTACCACCTGACACTGGTGTACCTGCCGCCCGAGGAATCCCGTGCCCGCGCGGCCGGGCTGCTGTACGAGAACCGGCCCGCCGAAGGCGTGGACTGGCGCGAACGGCTGCAAGCCTTCATCGCGGAAACGGATCGCATCTTCGACCTGCTCGATGGCGTGATGCCGGAGATCGCGTGGCTGGACGACGCGCAGATGCTGACCTATCTGCATTCGACCATTTCCACACGGTGCTACCGCGTGGCCGTTCCGGAAGTGCCATTCCACCTTGATGCGCTACTGGCCGATTCCGCGCTCATTGGTGGGCTGGCTCCGATGCTGGGCGACCAGCACCTGCGCGTGGCGACGGTGCGCGGCTTTCCGACCTCGACCTGGCCGGGGATTCTGGACGACCTCAACCGCCTCGGCTTTGCCTACCGCTGGTCAACGCGATTCCTCTGCATGGATAAAGCCGACGCGGAAAAAGAACTCACCCGCCTGCGCCGCCAATGGTTTGCCAAGCGCAAGAACGTGGTGGCTCTGCTGCGTGAAACCATCTTCCAGCAGGAATCGCTGCTGGTCGATACCGACGCCAGCAACAAGGCGGCGGACGCCGATGCCGCCTTGCAGGAGCTGGGCGCCGATCAAGTGGCCTTTGGCTACGTCACCGCCACGGTGACGGTGCTCGATGCCGATCCCGCCGTGGCCGATGAGAAGCTGCGTAGGGTGGAGCGTGTCATTCAGGGCCGAGGCTTCGTCACCATCCCCGAAACCTTGAACGCGGTCGATGCGTGGCTGTCCTCGATTCCTGGCCACGCCTACGCGAACGTGCGCCAGCCCATCGTCTCGACGCTGAACCTGGCACACATGATGCCGGTGTCCGCCGTCTGGGCTGGACCGGAGAAGAACACGCACCTCGATGGGCCGCCGCTGATCGTCACGCGCACCGAAGGGGCGACGCCGTTCCGGCTGGTCACGCACATCGGCGACGTGGGGCACACACTGGTGGCCGGGCCGACTGGCATGGGCAAGTCCGTTCTACTCGCCACGCTGGCGATGCAGTTCCGCCGTTACCCCGGCTCGCGCATCTTCGCTTTCGACATGGGGCGCTCAATGCGCGCCACCATCCTGGGCCTGGGCGGCGAGCATTACGACCTGGGCATGGATGGCGAGATCGCGTTCCAGCCCTTGGCCCGCATCGACCGCGAGGGCTACCGCACCTGGGCCGCCGAATGGATCGAAGGCCGGTTGCTGCACGAAGGCGTAGCAGTCGGCCCCGACGAGAAGGCGGCCATCTGGTCGGCGCTGGGAAGCCTCGCCGGTGCGCCGGTGGAGCAGCGCACCATGACCGGCCTGTCAGTGCTGCTGCAATCGAACGCACTGCGCCAAGCGCTCGCACCCTATGTGCTGGGCGGCGCGCACGGCAAGCTGCTGGATGCAGATTCGGATCGCCTGGGTTTCGACTCCGTGCAGTGCTTCGAGATGGAAGAGCTGATGCACAGCAAGGCCGCCGTCATGGCCGTGCTGCATTACCTCTTTGCGCGCTTTGATGACCGCTTTGACGGTGCGCCCACGCTGCTGATCCTCGATGAAGCCTGGCTGTTCCTCGACGACCCGGTGTTTGCGGCTCGCATCCGCCAGTGGCTCAAGACGCTGCGCAAGAAGAACGTCAGCGTCATCTTCGCCACGCAGTCGCTCGCGGACATCAAGGATTCGAGCATCGCGCCCGCGATCATCGAAAGCTGCGCCAGCCGCATCTTTCTGCCGAATCCGCAGGCGACCGAGCCGCAGATCAAGACGATCTACCAGAGCTTCGGCCTCAACAACCGGCAGATCGAGATCGTCGCTACCGCGCAGCCTAAGCGCGACTACTACTACCAGTCCCGTCTCGGCAACCGTCTGTTCGACCTCGACCTGGGGCCGGCCACACTGGCCTTCGCGGGCGCTTCCACGCCGCAAGACCAGCGTGACATGGATGTGGTGCTCATTGCGGCTTCGTCCGCGTCCCCTCCGTTCGCAGCCGCGTGGCTGC
- a CDS encoding EexN family lipoprotein: protein MSPFNIFASLSLATLLASCGQSSAPGETVESLAADPERLKELRQQCKLDRAKLGDELCNRVAEATNRRFFGDGKVPYTPPKEPPKF, encoded by the coding sequence ATGAGCCCCTTCAACATATTCGCCTCATTGTCGTTAGCCACGCTATTAGCTTCTTGCGGCCAGTCTTCTGCTCCAGGCGAGACGGTGGAATCCTTGGCAGCAGATCCCGAGCGGCTGAAAGAATTGCGCCAGCAGTGCAAGCTGGACCGTGCCAAGTTGGGCGACGAACTGTGCAATCGCGTGGCTGAAGCGACGAATCGCCGCTTCTTCGGCGATGGCAAGGTGCCTTATACACCGCCCAAGGAGCCGCCGAAATTCTAA